In Risungbinella massiliensis, a single window of DNA contains:
- a CDS encoding molecular chaperone HscC has product MTTIGIDLGTTNSLVAYWTDQGPVIIPNVLGERLTPSVVSIDENGEILVGRIAQERLITHPLVTASTFKRFMGTEKKYNLGKHSFSPEELSSFVIKSLKADAEAYLGESITEAVISVPAYFNDTQRKATKYAAEIAGLKVERLISEPTAAAIAYGLHQEQSETKFLVFDLGGGTFDVSILEFFEGIMDVKSIAGDNFLGGEDFTELLVSHFIETHKIEVNSLDSKTRSSIHKQAELCKYALGQESFGKMSIVIDDKPYEIQLHRTEFEKLAHPLLVRLRQPIERALRDASLSSKDLDAVILIGGATRMPLIKSVIAKMFGRMPYTNINPDEAVALGTAIQVALKQRNQALEEMVLTDVCPYSLGTDISQELGSGKIESGYFFPIIERNTPIPVSRIERFHTMHDNQKIVSIGIYQGESRRVANNIKLGELKVTVPPGPAGSQTVDVRYTYDINGILEVEVISSSTGEKKRTIIEKNEGTLTKEEIEARLLELQDIKVHPRDRTENRLLLAKGERLYEEAIGDMRKQIMFILQQFESVLATQNDREIKKAAEILKEQLELIEKRMETL; this is encoded by the coding sequence TTGACGACCATAGGAATTGATTTAGGTACAACCAATAGTTTGGTAGCCTATTGGACAGACCAAGGACCTGTTATTATACCAAATGTACTTGGAGAACGGCTGACACCATCTGTTGTGAGCATCGATGAGAACGGTGAAATTTTGGTGGGTCGCATAGCGCAAGAACGGCTTATTACCCACCCACTTGTCACAGCCTCCACATTTAAACGATTCATGGGAACTGAGAAAAAATATAACCTCGGCAAGCACTCCTTTTCCCCTGAAGAGCTCTCTTCCTTCGTTATAAAATCGTTAAAAGCAGATGCGGAAGCCTACTTAGGTGAATCGATCACCGAAGCGGTAATCAGTGTACCTGCTTATTTTAATGACACTCAACGAAAAGCAACGAAGTATGCTGCGGAGATTGCTGGCTTAAAGGTAGAACGGCTTATTAGTGAACCTACGGCAGCAGCGATCGCCTATGGTCTACATCAGGAACAATCCGAAACCAAATTTCTCGTATTTGACTTGGGTGGTGGTACCTTTGACGTCTCCATCCTAGAATTTTTCGAAGGCATTATGGATGTTAAATCGATCGCTGGGGACAACTTCCTCGGCGGAGAAGACTTTACGGAACTCTTAGTCTCCCATTTTATCGAGACTCATAAAATCGAGGTGAATTCCTTAGATTCGAAAACAAGATCCTCGATACATAAACAGGCGGAATTATGTAAGTATGCATTGGGGCAAGAGTCATTCGGAAAGATGAGCATTGTAATCGACGACAAACCATATGAAATCCAGCTTCATCGTACTGAATTTGAAAAATTGGCACACCCGCTTTTAGTACGTTTGCGTCAGCCTATTGAACGAGCTCTGCGAGATGCCTCCTTGTCCTCCAAAGATCTCGATGCGGTGATTCTAATCGGAGGCGCAACCCGAATGCCGCTTATCAAGTCCGTTATCGCCAAAATGTTTGGGCGAATGCCATATACCAATATCAATCCTGATGAAGCAGTCGCATTGGGCACTGCGATTCAAGTAGCTCTGAAGCAACGAAACCAAGCATTAGAAGAAATGGTGTTAACTGATGTTTGCCCATATTCACTGGGGACAGATATTTCGCAGGAATTGGGGAGTGGCAAAATAGAAAGCGGATATTTCTTCCCTATTATTGAACGTAATACTCCTATTCCGGTCAGCCGCATTGAGCGGTTCCATACGATGCACGATAATCAAAAAATAGTAAGTATTGGGATCTACCAAGGGGAAAGCCGTCGAGTAGCAAATAATATTAAACTTGGTGAACTAAAAGTTACCGTTCCGCCAGGTCCTGCGGGTAGTCAAACAGTGGACGTGCGGTATACCTACGATATTAACGGTATTCTTGAAGTGGAAGTAATTAGTTCCTCTACAGGGGAGAAAAAACGAACCATTATTGAAAAAAACGAAGGTACGCTCACGAAAGAAGAGATCGAAGCACGGCTACTAGAACTACAAGATATTAAAGTTCACCCACGGGATCGAACGGAAAACAGGCTGCTTCTCGCCAAAGGAGAACGGCTCTATGAAGAAGCTATTGGCGATATGCGGAAACAAATTATGTTTATCTTACAGCAATTCGAAAGCGTCCTTGCCACCCAAAACGATCGAGAAATTAAGAAAGCAGCGGAAATATTGAAAGAACAGCTGGAACTGATTGAAAAGAGGATGGAAACCCTATGA
- a CDS encoding J domain-containing protein, whose product MTIWKILGIEPTENLSVIKRAYAKKLKVHHPEDDPEGYQKLREAYDSAIKQAKMMLVQPASLEYEEPDEVELEEALPNRINLTSDIDFDSQPKHPLDVFMQEVEELYADFFSRINSDKWKKLLDSDIVWNVEQNEALQDRLIYFLEDHHYLPQPIWELFDSMFHWSDQENELDHRYDEEFIEYVRRQINGTREMRYDFFKKIDNLDYEEFLELREKAQSALMINDLDDAKDYLDEAFQLYPDDPDLLLMQGSYYLRNKDTDQALESFNHVLRIHPDDLDARKHRARIRYNSDQFSKAIEDCEHILSLLPENTDALSLIGKSYMKLGDIENAKQRFTKVLELDLFHIEARILLNEISNPTTSGIKPTNQKNQWISTLFYYLLMLMRRSWVYVLPYFILTMIIPDPYDLLLLIPFLWEAWKSYRTFVF is encoded by the coding sequence ATGACCATTTGGAAAATATTAGGGATCGAGCCTACAGAAAACCTTTCGGTCATTAAAAGAGCTTATGCCAAAAAACTAAAAGTCCATCACCCCGAGGATGATCCCGAAGGCTATCAAAAACTCAGGGAAGCCTATGACAGTGCAATCAAACAGGCAAAAATGATGCTCGTCCAACCGGCATCACTCGAATACGAAGAACCAGATGAGGTTGAATTGGAAGAGGCGCTACCTAACAGAATCAATCTTACAAGTGATATTGACTTTGATTCTCAGCCAAAGCATCCTCTCGATGTATTTATGCAAGAAGTAGAGGAACTATATGCTGATTTCTTTTCCCGTATCAACTCTGACAAGTGGAAGAAACTACTGGATTCAGACATTGTTTGGAATGTAGAACAGAACGAAGCTCTCCAAGACCGATTAATCTATTTCTTGGAGGATCATCACTATCTACCTCAACCCATTTGGGAACTATTTGATAGCATGTTTCATTGGAGCGATCAGGAAAATGAGCTGGACCATCGATACGATGAGGAGTTCATTGAATATGTACGACGGCAGATCAACGGCACGAGAGAAATGCGCTACGACTTTTTTAAGAAAATAGACAACCTAGATTATGAAGAGTTCCTTGAACTACGGGAAAAAGCACAAAGTGCCCTAATGATTAATGATCTAGATGATGCAAAAGATTATCTTGACGAAGCATTTCAACTCTATCCAGATGATCCCGACCTGCTTTTGATGCAAGGGAGTTATTATCTACGGAATAAGGATACTGATCAAGCATTAGAGTCGTTCAACCATGTACTTCGTATTCACCCAGACGATCTCGATGCACGTAAACATAGAGCTCGTATTCGGTACAATTCGGACCAGTTCTCCAAAGCCATAGAGGATTGCGAACATATTCTTTCCCTCTTACCTGAAAATACAGATGCGTTATCCCTCATCGGAAAAAGTTATATGAAACTAGGTGACATAGAGAACGCCAAGCAACGATTTACCAAAGTGTTAGAGTTAGATCTATTCCATATTGAAGCTCGCATATTATTAAATGAGATTAGCAATCCAACCACGAGTGGAATAAAACCTACTAATCAAAAAAACCAATGGATTAGCACTTTATTTTATTATCTTTTGATGTTGATGAGGAGAAGTTGGGTATATGTATTGCCTTATTTTATATTGACAATGATCATCCCAGATCCATATGACCTTCTCCTTCTCATTCCGTTTCTCTGGGAAGCTTGGAAATCTTATCGCACCTTTGTATTTTGA
- a CDS encoding DUF1266 domain-containing protein yields the protein MTKRYSRKQRKTLESYFRCLSAACIESNTLPYYFTNHEFSLIRDRWIGKRLFSLALSKWGISNGPELKQQIDWFLHQGVRQEFKEYRNQMTALTETARTQYIESSKEEAHYGKLYQVNSGIQSLPPAGIFAFDLAWVIHLCRIGRSLRYLSKGEAWDRMIQASQLAQQSYSTWSEYLNAFLVGRLFHESEVNFNSSGGKNVASYISILLYSPKSPLLKLEWNHPLFKGIDEKRVG from the coding sequence ATGACCAAACGTTACAGTCGAAAACAACGGAAAACGCTAGAATCTTACTTCCGCTGTCTTTCAGCAGCCTGTATCGAAAGTAATACTCTACCATATTACTTTACTAATCATGAATTTTCGTTGATCCGAGACCGTTGGATCGGAAAACGGTTATTCAGTCTCGCATTATCTAAGTGGGGTATCTCAAACGGTCCAGAACTAAAACAACAGATTGATTGGTTCCTCCACCAAGGCGTACGTCAAGAATTCAAAGAATACCGCAATCAGATGACAGCTCTTACGGAAACGGCTCGCACTCAATACATCGAGTCTTCAAAAGAGGAAGCCCATTATGGAAAGTTATATCAAGTAAACTCTGGAATACAATCATTGCCTCCTGCTGGAATCTTTGCATTTGATTTAGCTTGGGTAATTCACTTATGTCGCATCGGTCGATCGCTTCGCTACTTATCAAAAGGAGAAGCATGGGATCGGATGATTCAAGCCTCTCAGCTCGCACAACAATCCTACTCTACATGGAGCGAATATCTGAATGCTTTTCTAGTAGGCAGGTTATTTCATGAATCAGAAGTAAACTTCAACTCTTCTGGAGGAAAAAACGTGGCTTCTTATATATCGATCTTGCTGTATTCACCTAAATCTCCACTATTAAAATTAGAGTGGAACCATCCATTATTTAAGGGAATAGACGAAAAAAGGGTCGGTTAG
- a CDS encoding undecaprenyl-diphosphatase has translation MSIPQFNIDVFRAINDLGKEFSSLNPVVIFVAEYTLYLLALSIVVYWFTYHNGNRVMVIRGGVAFILAEIAGKIAGLLHSHYQPFAVLSNVSKLVEHEIDNSFPSDHTILFFSFCFSFWLANKKSGWPWLVLAFCVGISRIWVGVHYPIDVAVGALFGMVAALLVYWMEPKFSFTKQLIALYDRAEQYMLPSSKRSRNY, from the coding sequence ATGTCCATTCCTCAATTCAATATAGATGTCTTTCGCGCCATTAATGATTTGGGTAAAGAATTTTCGTCACTAAATCCAGTTGTGATCTTTGTAGCAGAATATACATTGTATTTGTTGGCTTTGAGCATTGTCGTATACTGGTTTACTTACCATAATGGAAATAGAGTAATGGTCATTCGTGGCGGAGTAGCCTTTATTCTGGCTGAAATAGCTGGGAAAATAGCTGGTCTTCTCCATTCTCATTATCAACCATTTGCCGTTTTATCAAATGTCAGTAAATTAGTTGAGCATGAGATAGATAATTCATTTCCAAGTGACCACACGATTCTGTTCTTTTCCTTTTGTTTCTCTTTTTGGCTTGCGAACAAAAAGAGTGGATGGCCTTGGCTTGTCTTGGCATTCTGTGTAGGGATCTCTCGTATTTGGGTAGGAGTACACTATCCTATTGATGTTGCAGTGGGAGCTCTTTTTGGTATGGTGGCTGCCTTATTGGTATATTGGATGGAGCCGAAGTTCTCTTTTACAAAACAACTAATTGCTCTTTACGATAGAGCAGAACAATATATGCTTCCTTCTAGTAAGAGATCTAGAAATTATTAA
- a CDS encoding ABC transporter permease: MVNLLYTELLKLKRSYMFLISIIGAAVAPFIVVIGSYITQDEVVEPVLFDELFYQTNLYTVLVIGVPLYGVVTAYLFNREYVEDTLKNLLTIPVSRMKFLLSKCILLFMWIMVLTFVSWSLTLIFGLLAQFDGLSNSLFIESFQKAMVGGVLCFILSSPVIWITLITKNYVPPIILTILATLLNVMSGNSEHRGLFPWAAAGDIANKTLLATYPPEYSYFGIAATSLVGFIATIVYFQKADIH; encoded by the coding sequence TTGGTTAATCTCCTATATACAGAACTTTTAAAGCTAAAACGATCCTACATGTTCCTAATCAGTATCATTGGAGCAGCAGTAGCCCCTTTTATTGTGGTGATAGGATCCTATATTACGCAAGACGAAGTTGTAGAACCGGTCCTGTTTGATGAGCTTTTTTATCAAACGAATTTATACACGGTTTTAGTCATAGGAGTCCCATTATATGGAGTAGTCACAGCCTATCTATTTAATCGAGAATATGTAGAAGATACTTTGAAAAATTTACTAACTATCCCTGTATCACGTATGAAATTTCTTTTGAGCAAATGTATCCTGCTCTTCATGTGGATTATGGTATTAACTTTTGTTTCCTGGTCTCTCACTTTGATCTTCGGTTTACTAGCACAATTTGATGGACTTAGTAACTCTCTATTCATAGAATCTTTTCAAAAAGCAATGGTTGGCGGAGTACTTTGTTTTATTTTATCAAGTCCTGTCATTTGGATCACCCTTATAACGAAGAACTATGTACCGCCGATTATTCTAACAATCCTCGCTACGTTATTAAATGTTATGTCTGGTAATTCGGAACATCGAGGTTTGTTTCCATGGGCAGCGGCAGGGGATATAGCTAACAAGACTCTACTTGCGACCTATCCCCCAGAGTATTCGTATTTTGGTATTGCAGCTACATCCTTGGTTGGCTTCATTGCAACGATCGTCTACTTCCAAAAAGCAGATATACATTAG
- a CDS encoding ABC transporter ATP-binding protein has translation MSAVIKTTSLTKIYGDQRSVDNLNMTVNQGEIYGFLGRNGAGKTTTIRMLLGLIKPTLGQIEIFGEDLFRNRKAILRRIGSIVEVPGFYENLTARENLLINAKIMGVHKKSAIEEALEIVGLHDETKKLVGKYSLGMKQRLGIARALLHYPELLILDEPTNGLDPIGIKEMRRLIKSLANERNITIFISSHILSEIEQLVDKLGIIHEGNLLEEVTFSELRKRNRKYLEFQVSNENKAAMLLERHFDISDYEVHSEGTIRVYSHLGQQGTINKTFVNHDIEVSKIAMSEDRLEDYFTKLIGGGSIG, from the coding sequence ATGAGTGCCGTAATAAAAACAACTAGTCTAACCAAGATATATGGAGATCAGAGGTCGGTAGATAACCTGAATATGACGGTGAATCAGGGAGAGATATATGGATTTCTAGGTCGAAATGGAGCAGGCAAAACAACGACGATCAGAATGTTATTGGGGCTAATCAAGCCCACTCTTGGACAAATCGAAATATTTGGGGAAGACCTTTTCCGAAACCGAAAAGCAATTTTACGGAGAATAGGTTCGATTGTCGAAGTGCCAGGTTTTTATGAAAATCTTACAGCGAGAGAAAATCTCCTGATTAACGCTAAGATTATGGGGGTTCATAAGAAAAGTGCGATAGAGGAAGCACTAGAGATTGTAGGACTACATGATGAAACAAAAAAACTAGTAGGGAAATATTCGTTAGGAATGAAGCAAAGATTAGGGATAGCTAGAGCCCTGCTTCATTATCCAGAACTACTAATACTGGATGAGCCCACTAATGGACTAGATCCAATCGGTATCAAGGAAATGCGCAGACTGATCAAATCTCTGGCAAACGAGCGAAATATTACGATATTCATATCAAGTCATATTTTATCCGAGATCGAACAGCTAGTAGACAAATTAGGGATTATTCATGAAGGAAATTTATTAGAAGAGGTCACATTTTCTGAACTTAGAAAACGGAATCGCAAATATTTGGAGTTCCAAGTATCAAATGAGAATAAAGCGGCCATGCTTCTGGAACGTCATTTTGACATTTCCGATTACGAAGTACATAGCGAGGGAACGATTCGTGTTTACTCTCATCTAGGTCAACAGGGGACGATCAATAAGACTTTTGTAAACCATGATATTGAAGTTAGCAAGATTGCGATGAGCGAAGATCGGCTAGAGGACTACTTTACCAAATTAATTGGAGGTGGTTCGATTGGTTAA
- a CDS encoding sensor histidine kinase produces MNNDRSIFLLLLQVMMIIFLLILEPQGIWKWALFSSLLIITGILLLMRFHFDHYLKGIAEELRRATNGNSKTRLFTKEDGVFAEVIFSMNELIEKLEKVQVQSIKSQEARKRLLSSISHDIRTPLTSIIGYVDALRDDIAPTEEEKQEYLEIISKKASSLKQLIDEIFTMAKLDADEMPLKVELLDLAEMARETVIEFLPEMGKQEMEFKVNIPEKNCYINADRLSLQRIIGNLMKNAIYYGKEGKLLGIQLIESDHEYQLFIWDQGPGISSVDLGSVFDRMYRGDGSRTSRGGSGLGLSIAKALVEKNGGRIWVESVPWEKTTFAFSMPKHNQSKEGVI; encoded by the coding sequence ATGAATAATGACAGAAGTATCTTTCTGCTTCTCCTTCAAGTGATGATGATCATATTTCTTTTGATCCTAGAACCACAAGGAATTTGGAAATGGGCTCTATTTAGCTCGCTTTTGATTATTACAGGCATTCTTTTGCTTATGAGATTCCACTTTGATCATTATCTCAAGGGCATAGCTGAAGAGCTAAGAAGAGCGACGAATGGAAATAGCAAAACAAGGTTGTTTACGAAGGAAGATGGCGTATTTGCAGAAGTGATTTTTTCTATGAACGAATTGATAGAGAAACTAGAGAAAGTTCAAGTCCAGTCTATTAAATCCCAAGAAGCAAGAAAAAGGCTGCTATCTAGCATCTCACATGATATTCGAACTCCCCTTACCTCCATTATTGGATATGTGGATGCTTTACGAGATGATATAGCGCCTACAGAAGAAGAAAAGCAAGAGTATCTTGAGATTATTTCGAAAAAAGCAAGTTCCCTAAAGCAATTGATTGATGAAATATTTACGATGGCAAAGTTAGATGCAGATGAAATGCCACTAAAGGTAGAATTGCTGGACTTAGCAGAAATGGCAAGGGAAACAGTAATCGAGTTTTTACCTGAGATGGGAAAACAGGAGATGGAGTTCAAAGTTAACATTCCAGAAAAAAATTGCTATATCAATGCAGATCGTCTTAGTCTTCAACGGATTATCGGAAACTTAATGAAAAATGCTATTTATTATGGGAAGGAAGGAAAATTGCTAGGCATTCAGCTCATAGAAAGCGACCATGAATATCAACTATTCATTTGGGATCAAGGACCTGGAATTTCCTCTGTAGATCTTGGAAGTGTGTTCGATCGGATGTACCGAGGCGATGGATCAAGAACTTCTCGTGGAGGCAGCGGCTTGGGATTGTCCATTGCAAAAGCTCTGGTAGAAAAAAACGGGGGAAGAATCTGGGTGGAAAGTGTTCCATGGGAAAAGACTACTTTTGCATTTTCGATGCCTAAGCACAACCAATCCAAGGAAGGCGTTATTTAA
- a CDS encoding response regulator transcription factor gives MDEIRVLIAEDEKEIRDLLKKYLEREWYKVDVAVDGEEALMLFEQNQYNLIILDLMMPKIDGIEVCRQLRNKTNVPIMMLTAKDHEVDKILGLTIGADDYITKPFSIHEVVARVKALMRRFFILGSDSSNDSSNETSLIQFKGLMVDLKKYIVMKEGEEISLTGKELQLLKFFVTHPGQVFTKTQLFRNVWDSDYLEDDNTVMVHIRKLRMKIETDPSNPQYIQTVWGIGYKFVGEKDE, from the coding sequence ATGGACGAAATTCGAGTATTGATTGCAGAGGATGAAAAAGAGATACGAGATTTATTGAAAAAATATCTGGAAAGAGAATGGTATAAGGTAGATGTAGCAGTAGATGGAGAAGAAGCCCTTATGTTATTTGAGCAAAATCAATACAACCTTATCATTTTAGACCTTATGATGCCGAAAATAGATGGGATCGAGGTATGTAGACAACTTCGGAATAAAACCAATGTTCCGATCATGATGCTGACAGCAAAAGATCATGAGGTGGATAAAATATTAGGACTTACCATTGGGGCAGACGATTATATTACGAAACCATTTAGTATCCACGAAGTAGTTGCGAGAGTTAAGGCGCTTATGAGGAGGTTTTTCATACTAGGTAGTGATAGCAGCAATGATAGTTCGAATGAAACATCGTTGATCCAATTTAAAGGCTTAATGGTGGATTTAAAAAAATACATCGTGATGAAAGAGGGGGAAGAAATATCTTTAACCGGAAAAGAACTACAACTGTTAAAGTTTTTCGTCACCCATCCTGGACAAGTATTTACCAAGACACAACTATTTCGTAATGTTTGGGACAGTGACTACTTAGAAGATGACAATACTGTTATGGTACATATCCGTAAGCTTCGAATGAAAATCGAAACAGACCCTTCTAACCCCCAATATATTCAAACCGTATGGGGTATCGGATACAAGTTTGTAGGTGAAAAAGATGAATAA
- a CDS encoding Vga family ABC-F type ribosomal protection protein: MMLLEATNVKLYVKDRLLADIERLQIQKNDRIGLVGRNGSGKTTLLEVLAGKKSPDKGNVITHGICELLPQLKKTDTTKSGGEVTQEYINQAITKKPDILLADEPTTNLDKDHIDWLEKKLTRWQGAFVLVSHDRAFLDALCTSIWEIKDGQVKEYKGNYSDYVEQKELEHHQHEMAYEKYEKKKKQLEDALKLKEQKAERATKASKKVSSSEARNTKPYFAKKQKKLQKTAKAMETRLEKLDKVEKPTEIPAIKMNLPNEESFKGRIILRVNEVSGIIDQRTLWKATSFTIRGGDKLAIIGPNGCGKTTLVKKIIHHDDDAITISPSMKIGYFSQNLNILDVDQSILDNVRSTSKQDETLIRTVLARLHFFREDVYKSVAVLSGGERVKVALAKLFVSDINTIILDEPTNFLDIHAVEALESLLQEYEGTVIFVSHDRQFIENIATRILVINNAEIEIFDGTYDEYKYYVPQESRDSLEDQRLILETKITDVLSRLSIEPSAELEREFQKLLAEKQKLKSQ; encoded by the coding sequence ATGATGTTATTGGAAGCTACGAATGTAAAGCTGTATGTAAAAGATCGTTTATTAGCCGATATAGAAAGACTACAAATCCAGAAAAACGACCGAATCGGCTTAGTCGGAAGAAATGGAAGCGGAAAAACAACCCTGCTAGAAGTGTTAGCTGGAAAGAAGTCTCCTGACAAAGGGAATGTAATCACACACGGAATATGTGAGCTTTTGCCACAGCTAAAAAAGACGGATACAACCAAAAGCGGTGGAGAAGTAACACAAGAATACATTAACCAAGCAATCACTAAAAAACCAGATATTTTGTTAGCAGATGAGCCAACGACAAACTTGGATAAAGATCACATCGATTGGTTAGAGAAGAAACTGACGCGATGGCAAGGGGCGTTTGTCCTTGTATCACATGATCGTGCCTTTTTAGATGCTCTATGCACCTCGATCTGGGAAATCAAAGACGGACAAGTGAAAGAGTATAAGGGAAATTACTCCGATTATGTTGAACAAAAAGAATTAGAACATCACCAGCATGAAATGGCTTATGAAAAGTATGAGAAAAAGAAAAAGCAGCTGGAAGACGCATTGAAACTAAAGGAGCAAAAAGCAGAACGAGCTACCAAAGCATCCAAAAAAGTAAGCTCTTCCGAGGCAAGAAATACCAAGCCATATTTTGCGAAAAAGCAAAAGAAGTTACAAAAGACGGCTAAAGCGATGGAAACGAGATTAGAGAAACTCGATAAAGTAGAAAAACCGACAGAAATACCTGCAATTAAAATGAATTTGCCAAATGAAGAATCGTTTAAGGGTAGGATCATACTTCGTGTCAACGAAGTATCTGGTATCATCGATCAACGTACCTTGTGGAAAGCAACCAGTTTTACGATTCGTGGTGGAGATAAACTAGCGATCATCGGACCAAACGGGTGTGGGAAAACAACTCTCGTGAAAAAAATCATCCATCACGACGATGACGCGATCACGATCTCTCCATCGATGAAAATCGGCTATTTTAGTCAAAACCTAAACATATTAGATGTCGACCAATCGATTTTAGATAATGTACGCTCCACCTCCAAGCAGGATGAAACATTGATCCGAACAGTACTGGCAAGACTACACTTTTTTAGAGAAGACGTCTATAAAAGTGTTGCAGTATTAAGTGGTGGGGAACGGGTAAAAGTGGCGTTGGCTAAATTGTTTGTTAGCGACATCAATACGATCATTTTAGACGAACCAACGAACTTTCTAGATATTCATGCAGTGGAAGCACTAGAATCTCTTCTCCAAGAATACGAAGGAACCGTCATTTTTGTATCTCATGACCGCCAATTTATCGAGAATATCGCCACTCGTATTTTAGTAATAAACAATGCGGAAATAGAAATATTTGACGGGACCTATGATGAATACAAATATTATGTTCCCCAAGAAAGCCGCGATTCGTTAGAAGATCAACGGCTCATCTTAGAAACGAAAATAACAGACGTGCTAAGTCGGTTAAGTATCGAGCCATCTGCGGAGCTAGAAAGGGAGTTTCAAAAACTTCTAGCTGAGAAACAAAAATTAAAGTCCCAATGA
- a CDS encoding response regulator transcription factor, whose translation MIRIVLAEDQKMLRGAMTSLLQLEEDLEVVAQVSDGKEALEAVELYTPDLCILDIEIPIMTGLEVAKKIREKSLSCKILIVTTFARPGYLQKAMEAKVEGYLLKDEPIDFLIDAIRKVTKGQKVISTELASALFMREENPLTEREQEVLRFVAEGKNTAQIAKSLFLTKGTVRNYLSTAIQKMEVESRHHAIKIAQEKGWI comes from the coding sequence CTTGCAGAAGATCAAAAAATGCTACGAGGTGCAATGACCTCACTATTACAATTAGAAGAAGACCTAGAAGTTGTCGCACAAGTATCCGATGGAAAGGAAGCATTGGAAGCAGTTGAATTATACACACCTGATTTATGTATTTTAGATATTGAGATCCCGATTATGACAGGACTTGAAGTGGCAAAAAAGATTCGAGAAAAAAGTTTGTCTTGTAAGATTTTGATCGTCACTACGTTTGCCAGACCAGGATACTTGCAAAAAGCGATGGAAGCAAAAGTGGAAGGATACCTATTGAAAGATGAACCAATAGATTTTTTGATCGATGCAATTCGGAAGGTGACTAAAGGTCAGAAAGTGATCAGTACCGAGTTGGCCTCCGCGTTATTTATGAGAGAGGAGAATCCGTTAACAGAGCGAGAACAGGAAGTGTTACGTTTCGTTGCAGAAGGTAAAAATACAGCACAAATTGCAAAAAGTCTCTTTTTAACAAAAGGGACTGTACGAAATTACTTGTCAACCGCTATTCAAAAGATGGAAGTAGAATCAAGGCATCATGCTATTAAAATAGCACAAGAAAAAGGATGGATTTGA